In Prunus dulcis chromosome 1, ALMONDv2, whole genome shotgun sequence, the following are encoded in one genomic region:
- the LOC117614016 gene encoding uncharacterized protein LOC117614016, whose protein sequence is MSTLEKCDSHTASLAFREEVIPGTKMHRSLVKITPVDIREVMAQANGIIKLEEEELTQSKHATSTIAIPKPPSEQKVETKRYSLRQEPSNGPRQSQPFSRLTMSLAKLFHENKGNGIFRTPPAIRESPEKRDRNKMCAHHNDFGHTTDECRSLKYQVEAMLRKGMLSHYRATLDNRANEEDGSKTMTGNIANEELLEINIIHGRPNLMEGKEARSRFKKR, encoded by the coding sequence ATGTCTACTCTTGAGAAGTGCGATTCTCATACTGCTTCGTTGGCATTTCGTGAGGAGGTCATACCTGGAACAAAGATGCATAGGTCTTTAGTGAAGATCACACCAGTGGATATAAGGGAAGTGATGGCCCAGGCGAATGGAATCATCAaactagaagaagaagagctcaCCCAGTCAAAACATGCCACTTCCACCATTGCGATCCCAAAGCCTCCATCAGAGCAAAAGGTGGAGACGAAGCGATATTCCTTGAGACAAGAGCCTAGCAACGGACCTAGGCAAAGCCAACCCTTCAGCAGGCTCACAATGAGTTTAGCCAAACTGTTTCACGAGAACAAGGGCAACGGTATATTTCGAACGCCACCTGCGATCCGCGAATCCCCAGAAAAGCGAGACAGGAACAAGATGTGCGCCCATCATAACGACTTTGGACATACTACTGATGAGTGCCGAAGTCTCAAATATCAGGTAGAGGCAATGCTGAGAAAGGGAATGTTATCCCATTACCGCGCTACACTTGATAATAGGGCAAATGAAGAGGATGGGTCAAAAACAATGACCGGCAATATCGCAAATGAAGAACTGCTGGAGATCAACATCATCCATGGTCGACCGAATCTCATGGAAGGAAAAGAGGCACGATCCCGATTCAAAAAAAGATGA
- the LOC117614006 gene encoding uncharacterized protein LOC117614006, giving the protein MHVVFKSRVTKHLKALKAKMPRFGIFPTGGCFDGCRDHTQQASGFGTRIWNLCDKPLELQIRVGSILKKVHTIKPGSSKRLKCKSIYKAYMPGGGEIGSGGMKSLLYYYDETCHPYVWIHDTGGGDTLRMVKQQYISLEDLRDYCEIRIFRDHQRGCISVRKKPRPDFSASHRLFFLLNSTIQEGLLPASSQLVNLYSDHVILGSYQLLGPHSKQDYVILQGFNRSAEFPIVAKCVCRFIHKLILHANKTRSCFFFLQTVFFYSSTVHRPSLQNPFLFSSSQSKFSPSSPTHFSKMGISWSSNRRRNSYYQNPPPQLPSQPQYIASSHRYYSSDHPSLSPPPPPPPPPPPPPPPPPPPPPPPPGPLLTSSSSSSFSFSANNSNYPYVNTATPYAQQPRGPYPAYPLPLTPPPPPPQTHYCYGHYSSCNHANSAMGRFSYNYNYPPYYAANQAHGWPAIRPPMPPPPPHVEHQNAKKVKNDVNVHKDTLRLEIDELNPDQHLVSFVFDAMYDGSITLFYFAKEEPDCRFVPLFPEAFVPVRVPFQKGSGQKFRQPSGTGIDLGFFELDDLSKPSPGEDIFPLVISAETFPPHSTDEHIVEPTPDTSPRMQITQAVLEKNNGDHFQVRVIRQILWIDEVRYELREIYGIASSTVEGFDDNDPGKECVICMTEPKDTAVLPCRHMCMCSDCAKELTLQSNKCPICRQPIEELIGIEINKSRQ; this is encoded by the exons atgcatgttGTCTTTAAATCCAGGGTGACCAAACACTTGAAGGCCCTCAAAGCAAAGATGCCCAGATTTGGCATTTTCCCAACGGGGGGTTGTTTTGATGGATGCAGGGATCATACTCAACAAGCCTCAGGTTTTGGGACAAGGATCTGGAACCTGTGTGACAAGCCTCTGGAGCTGCAAATAAGAGTTGGTTCTATACTGAAAAAAGTTCACACCATAAAACCAGGCTCTTCAAAGAGGCTGAAATGCAAGAGCATATACAAAGCCTATATGCCTGGGGGTGGTGAGATTGGGAGTGGTGGCATGAAGAGCTTGCTCTATTACTATGATGAGACTTGCCACCCTTATGTTTGGATTCATGACACTGGTGGTGGTGACACATTGAGAATGGTCAAGCAGCAATATATTAGCCTTGAGGACCTCAGAGACTATTGTGAGATCAGAATCTTTAGGGATCATCAAAGAGGCTGCATATCGGTTCGCAAGAAACCCAGGCCAGATTTTT CTGCCAGCCACagacttttcttcttgttgaaTTCAACTATTCAAGAAGGGTTGCTGCCGGCTTCGAGCCAATTGGTTAACCT ATATTCAGATCATGTCATTCTAGGTTCATATCAGCTACTTGGTCCACACAGCAAACAAGATTATGTCATTCTACAAGGATTT AATAGGTCCGCGGAATTTCCAATCGTCGCAAAATGTGTCTGTCGTTTTATACACAAATTGATTCTTCACGCGAACAAAACGCGatcttgtttcttctttctgcAAACAGTCTTCTTCTACAGTAGCACGGTCCACAGACCAAGTCTCCAAAacccatttttgttttcttcatctCAATCAAAGTTTTCACCTTCTTCCCCAACCCATTTCTCAAAAATGGGGATTTCATGGAGTAGCAACCGAAGAAGAAACAGCTATTATCAGAACCCACCTCCACAACTACCATCTCAACCCCAATACATCGCAAGTTCTCATCGCTATTACTCCTCAGAccatccctctctctctcctcctccaccacctcctcctcctcctcctcctcctccaccaccaccgccacctccacctccaccaccacctggTCCTCTGCTtacttcttcatcttcttcttcattttctttttctgcaaATAATAGTAACTACCCATATGTCAATACCGCCACCCCGTACGCTCAACAACCCAGAGGTCCTTATCCCGCCTACCCTCTTCCTCTtacacctcctcctcctccacctcaAACCCATTACTGCTATGGCCACTACAGTTCATGCAACCATGCCAATTCCGCCATGGGTCGCTTCAGTTACAATTACAATTACCCGCCTTATTATGCTGCCAATCAGGCTCATGGGTGGCCCGCAATTCGGCCTCCCATGCCGCCTCCTCCGCCTCACGTTGAGCATCAGAACGCCAAGAAGGTGAAGAACGATGTCAACGTGCATAAGGACACATTGAGGCTTGAGATAGATGAGCTGAACCCTGATCAACATTTGGTTTCTTTCGTTTTCGATGCCATGTATGATGGGAG CATTACATTGTTCTACTTTGCCAAGGAAGAGCCAGACTGTAGGTTTGTTCCACTATTCCCTGAAGCATTTGTGCCAGTGAGAGTCCCCTTTCAGAAGGGTTCCGGGCAAAAATTTCGTCAGCCCTCAGGAACAGGCATTGATTTAGGTTTCTTTGAGTTGGATGATCTTTCAAAACCATCACCCGGAGAAGATATATTTCCGCTTGTAATATCTGCTGAAACATTTCCACCTCATTCAACAGATGAGCATATTGTTGAGCCCACCCCAGATACATCCCCTCGTATGCAGATTACTCAAGCCGTACTAGAAAAGAACAATGGTGACCATTTCCAAGTGAGAGTAATTAGGCAGATACTGTGGATTGATGAAGTTCGTTATGAGCTACGTGAGATATATGGAATAGCAAGCTCGACAGTGGAAGGCTTTGATGACAATGACCCGGGGAAGGAGTGTGTGATATGCATGACTGAACCTAAGGACACTGCTGTGCTACCTTGTCGACATATG TGTATGTGCAGCGATTGTGCAAAAGAGTTGACGCTTCAATCCAATAAATGCCCTATCTGCCGTCAACCCATTGAGGAACTCATAGGGATTGAGATAAATAAAAGTCGTCAATGA
- the LOC117614462 gene encoding heavy metal-associated isoprenylated plant protein 33, with amino-acid sequence MSKEEFLKIQKCVLKVNIHCDGCKQKVKKILQKIDGVFTTDIDAEQGKVTVSGNVDPSILIKKLAKSGKHAELWGAPKANNNNQSHMANQLKNMQIDNGKGGNNKAQKGGGGNNQPKGGGGNNQPKGGQPGQQQQQQQQQQQQQQQLQQQQQLQQQQQQQHLQQLKQLQQLQQMKGFQDLNLPQLKGMQMPPFKGPAPNPNQKAVKFNLREDEDLSDDDYEDLDDEDYDDEDYDDEFDDDMDDPHHPLNKMKPVMANGKVPNMMAMMNGNLPQMMNMNAAQKGGNGGQNGGGGGGGGNGKKGGGGPVPVQVNMGGGNNEGKNGGGKKGGGGGDHNQNQGGGGGKNGGKNGGFPSDGKNGGGAINKGGPNANISNANGGKKGGGGGGGGGGGGGGGGMSEAQAMSNAFHSMGGRPQGMPGGGNMGQVANMNNMAMGPMGGMPMSQMGNIPAVQGLPAAPMNGGGGGGGAGYFQGAGPETMPGNPFQQQQYLQAVMNQQRAMGNERFSPMVYARPPPAVNYMPAGPPPPYYPYPPPPPAGEYTHFFSDENTSSCNVM; translated from the exons ATGAGTAAAGAAGAGTTCTTGAAGATCCAG AAATGTGTTCTCAAAGTGAACATACACTGTGATGGTTGCAAgcagaaagtgaagaaaatctTACAGAAAATTGATG gAGTTTTCACCACCGACATAGATGCAGAGCAGGGGAAGGTGACTGTCTCAGGAAATGTAGACCCTTCCATTCTCATTAAGAAGCTTGCAAAATCTGGGAAACATGCAGAGCTCTGGGGTGCTCCAAAGGCTAATAACAACAACCAGAGCCACATGGCCAATCAGCTCAAAAACATGCAAATCGACAATGGCAAAGGTGGAAACAACAAAGCCCAGAAGGGTGGTGGTGGCAACAACCAGCCCAAGGGTGGTGGTGGCAACAACCAGCCCAAGGGTGGTCAACCAGGccaacaacagcagcagcaacagcagcaacagcagcaacagcagcaacttcagcaacagcagcaacttcagcagcagcagcagcagcaacatcTTCAGCAACTTAAGCAGCTTCAGCAGCTTCAGCAAATGAAAGGGTTCCAAGATCTGAACCTCCCCCAATTGAAGGGCATGCAAATGCCTCCTTTCAAGGGCCCAGCCCCAAACCCCAACCAGAAGGCTGTGAAATTCAACTTGCGTGAGGATGAGGATTTGAGTGATGATGATTATGAAGACCTTGATGATGAGGACTATGATGATGAGGACTATGATGATGAGTTTGATGATGACATGGATGACCCCCATCATCCTCTCAATAAGATGAAACCTGTGATGGCTAATGGTAAGGTGCCTAATATGATGGCGATGATGAATGGGAACCTTCCACAGATGATGAATATGAATGCTGCCCAAAAGGGTGGGAATGGTGGTCAAAATGGAGGTGGCGGTGGGGGTGGGGGTAATGGGAAAAAGGGTGGTGGTGGGCCTGTGCCTGTTCAGGTGAATATGGGTGGTGGGAACAATGAGGGTAAAAATGGAGGAGGGAAGaagggtggtggtggaggagatcacaatcaaaatcaaggtggtggaggtggaaaAAATGGAGGCAAAAATGGGGGATTTCCCTCAGATGGTAAAAATGGTGGTGGAGCAATTAACAAGGGTGGTCCTAATGCAAACATCAGTAACGCCAATGGGGGCAAAAAGGGGGGCGGTGGAGGCGGAGGCGGAGGCGGAGGCGGTGGCGGTGGAGGAATGAGTGAAGCTCAAGCTATGAGCAATGCTTTTCACAGCATGGGTGGGCGCCCCCAGGGCATGCCTGGAGGAGGTAATATGGGTCAGGTGGCCAACATGAACAACATGGCAATGGGGCCAATGGGTGGCATGCCAATGAGCCAAATGGGCAACATTCCAGCTGTTCAAGGCCTGCCGGCAGCACCGATGAatggtggcggtggcggaGGCGGGGCCGGCTACTTCCAAGGAGCTGGGCCCGAGACCATGCCTGGAAACCCCTTCCAGCAACAACAATACTTGCAAGCTGTGATGAACCAGCAAAGGGCAATGGGCAATGAGAGGTTTTCGCCTATGGTGTATGCTAGGCCTCCACCAGCTGTGAATTACATGCCAGCTGGCCCACCACCCCCATACTATCCATACCCTCCTCCTCCCCCAGCTGGTGAATACACTCACTTCTTTAGTGATGAGAACACCTCAAGTTGCAATGTCATGTGA
- the LOC117615711 gene encoding transcription factor MUTE, giving the protein MSHIAVERNRRKQMNEHLKVLRSLTPCFYIKRGDQASIIGGVIEFIKELHQVLQSLESNKRRKSLSPSPNPSPKPVVLPQQYPSTPQLDQNTNFNFNLGVDNHHHVINKELAIGACCNSPVADVEAKISGSNVVLKIISRRTSGQIAKIIGVLERLSFEVLHLNISSMEDTVLYSFVIKIGLECQLSVEELVLEVQQSLRSESTT; this is encoded by the exons atgTCTCACATAGCTGTGGAGAGAAACAGAAGAAAGCAGATGAACGAACATCTCAAAGTCTTACGCTCTTTAACCCCTTGTTTCTACATCAAAAGG GGAGACCAAGCATCAATCATAGGAGGTGTGATAGAATTCATCAAGGAATTGCATCAAGTTTTACAGTCTTTGGAATCTAATAAACGGAGGAAGAGCCTTAGCCCTAGCCCTAATCCAAGCCCGAAGCCAGTAGTATTGCCTCAGCAATATCCATCTACTCCCCAACTTGATCAAAACactaatttcaattttaatttaggGGTAGACAATCACCATCATGTGATCAATAAGGAACTAGCTATAGGAGCTTGTTGCAACTCTCCAGTGGCAGATGTCGAAGCAAAGATCTCGGGGTCCAATGTGGTGTTGAAGATAATATCTCGGAGAACATCCGGTCAAATTGCTAAGATAATTGGTGTGCTGGAGAGGCTTTCGTTTGAGGTCCTTCATCTCAACATCAGCAGCATGGAAGACACTGTTTTATACTCTTTTGTAATCAAG ATAGGACTGGAGTGTCAGCTGAGCGTGGAGGAACTGGTGCTTGAAGTTCAACAAAGTTTGCGCTCAGAAAGCACTACTTGA